TACCGGGTTGTGACGAGAACGTCACAATGTGACCCTAGGTTTAGTTTACCATGACGGCAAGGAGATCGTCTTGTCCCCGGAAACGGTTTGATCGTGGCGACACCAAATGCGGAAACATACACAATTCAGTGTTGGACTCGGGGGGCCCACTCACGTATTGCGGTGCCTTCCATGGCATACTTCCCGGACATTCCCAAGATCGTCTACGAGGGTTCGAAATCCAAGAATCCGCTCGCCTTCAAACATTACAATCCCGACGAGGTTATCGAAGGGAAAACCATGCGTGATCACATGCGCTTCGGCGCCGCCTATTGGCACGTGATGCGCAATAGCTTGTCCGACCCCTTCGGCGGCGGTACCGCGGTGACCCCGTGGGACGACCAGTCCGACTCGGTGGACAATGCCAAGAAGCGCGCTGACGTATTCTTCGAGTTCCTCGAGAAGATCGATATCGACTACTACTGCTTCCACGACCGCGACATCGCGCCGGAGCTGAATGACTTCACCAAGTCCACGGAGGCACTCAATGCCGTGGTGGATCACCTGGCTGGCCTCCAGAAGTCCACCGGCAAGAAGCTTCTCTGGGGCACCGCTTGCCTCTTCTCCCACGGCCGCTATTCGCAGGGTGCCGGCACCTCTCCGGATGCCCGCGTCTTCGCCTATGCCGCCGCGCAGGTGAAGGCCGCCATGGACGCCACCCACAAGCTGGGCGGTGAAGGCTACACCTTCTGGGGTGGCCGCGAAGGCTACGCCACTCTGTTGAATACGGACATGAAGCGCGAGCTGGATCACCTCGCCGCGCTGCTTCACATGGCCGTGGCCTACGCGAAGAAGATCGGCTACACCGGCCAATTCTACATCGAGCCGAAGCCGCGCGAACCCTCCACGCACCAGTACGATTCCGATTCCGCTGCCTGCCTGAATTTCCTCCGCCAGTACAACCTGCTGGACCACTTCAAGCTGAACATCGAAACCAACCACGCCACGCTGGCCGGCCACACCATGGAGCACGAGCTCACCGTGGCCCTCGGCTCCAACGCGCTGGGCTCCATCGATGCCAACCAGGGCGACACGCTTCTCGGCTGGGACACCGACCAATTCCCGAGCGACCTCTACGGCACCACCAAGGTGATGCTGAAGGTGCTCGAGATGGGCGGCTTCACCACCGGCGGCCTGAACTTCGATGCGAAGCGCCGTCGTGAGTCGCACGAACCGATCGACCTCTTCTACGCCCACATCGGCGGCATGGACGCCTTCGCCCGCGGCCTCAAGACCGCCGCCGCCATCCGTGCGGACGGACGAATCGAGGACTTCGTGAAGGCCCGCTACGCCAGTTGGGACAGTGGCATCGGCCAGCGCATCGAAAGCGGCAGCACCAACTTCGATGAACTGACCGAGTGGGTGAAGCAAAACGGCGAACCTGTCGTCGCCTCCGGCCGCCAAGAGCTGCTGGAAAACATCCTCAACGAACTTCTGTGACTTGCCGCGGGGCGACCCGCATCAGGTCACCTTCCAACGGGTGCCAAACGGTCCGGCGTGTATGCGCCGGACCGTTTCATTTTCCAGTGGAGGTCATGGTGATGCGATCTTTAAGTGCATCTAACAAGGCACCGTTCCCTCGCAATCCCGGGAACCATCCCCATCTCCGGACGAGAATAGAACGGAGCCAAAGGACCGCCGGCTTACGGCCCTGCCGGGGCGCGGTCTTGGCTACCCGCCCAAGCGGTGGCTCACGCCAACCAGCTCATATCAGGCCGCCCCTACGGGACTCAAATCAAGCCTTACTCACTCCGCCGACACCTCTTCCTCCTCGCTCGGAGGACGATTGTGCCGGTCGTAGCGAATGTCGCGGTTCTGATCGAGGAACACTGCGTCTTCCCCGATGTTCTTCGCGAGATCGCCGATCCGCTCCAAAGACCGGGCCACGAAAATCAGGTGAAGGAAATCCTCGGCCCGATCTCCCCCCTCCTCCAGCCGGGCGCTGAAGGTGGCGACCAGGCGCTTATGCATCTTGTCGAGCTCCTTGTCCTTCAACTGCAGGGACTGGCCGAGCTCGGCATTCCTGTCCGTATAGGCGGAAAGGGCATCGCGCATCTGCTGGTCGGCGAGCGCATAGAGCGGCTCCAAGAAGCTGACCTCCGCGCACTCCGGCCGGGCGAGCATCTTGCGAGCCCGCTTGGCGATATTGGTGGCGTGATCTGAGACGCGTTCCAGATTCGCTGCGACCTTCATCGAAGTGATCACTTGGCGCAAATCGCTTGCCACCGGGTGGAAGCGGACCAGCGTTTCCATGCCAAGGCGGTCGATGCGCAGTTCTGCCTCGTCCACTTCATCATCATCCGCAATCGCCGCCTTGCAGCGTTCAAGGTCGCGGTTGAGAAGGCCCTGCATGGCGCGCTCCAGGTTGAGACGGGCCTGACCGGCCATGGCGATGACCTCGTTGCGAAGATTGGCGAAGGCCTGATCGAACTCGCGGAGAATATGTGGGGTATCCGAGTGCATGGGTGGGGAATCAACCGAAACGGCCGCTAATGTAGTCGAGCGTGCGCTTGTGCGTGGGGTTTTCGAAGATCTTGCGGGTGTTGTCGTACTCCACCATTTCCCCGAGATAAAAGAAAGCCGTACGATCCGACACTCTTGTCGCCTGTTGCATGTTGTGCGTCACGATCACAATCGTGTAGTGATCGCGGAGCCCGAGGATCAGGTCCTCCACATGGGCGGTGGCGATCGGGTCCAGCGCCGAGCACGGCTCATCCATCAGGATGATCTCAGGATCCACCGCGATGGTGCGGGCGATACACAGGCGCTGCTGCTGGCCGCCGGAAAGACCGGTGGCGATGTCATTGAGGCGGTCCTTCACCTCGTCCCAGAGTGCGGCGCGCCGCAGGGATTTCTCCACGATCTCGTCCAGTGCGGCCTTCTTGTTCTCCCCGAGGGTCCGGGGACCATAGGCCACGTTGTCGTAAATGCTCCGTGGAAAGGGATTGTACTTCTGGAACACCATCCCCACGTGACGGCGGAGTTGGACCGGATCGATCGATTTGTCGGCAATGTTCGCCCCCTCGATAATGATCGAGCCCTTCGTCACCCGGGCACCGGGGACGAGGTCGTTCATCCGGTTGAAGCAGCGCAGGAGGGTCGTCTTACCACAGCCGGAAGGACCGATAAAGGCCACCACTTCATTGGCCGGGACATCCAACGTGACGTC
This portion of the Luteolibacter luteus genome encodes:
- the xylA gene encoding xylose isomerase; protein product: MAYFPDIPKIVYEGSKSKNPLAFKHYNPDEVIEGKTMRDHMRFGAAYWHVMRNSLSDPFGGGTAVTPWDDQSDSVDNAKKRADVFFEFLEKIDIDYYCFHDRDIAPELNDFTKSTEALNAVVDHLAGLQKSTGKKLLWGTACLFSHGRYSQGAGTSPDARVFAYAAAQVKAAMDATHKLGGEGYTFWGGREGYATLLNTDMKRELDHLAALLHMAVAYAKKIGYTGQFYIEPKPREPSTHQYDSDSAACLNFLRQYNLLDHFKLNIETNHATLAGHTMEHELTVALGSNALGSIDANQGDTLLGWDTDQFPSDLYGTTKVMLKVLEMGGFTTGGLNFDAKRRRESHEPIDLFYAHIGGMDAFARGLKTAAAIRADGRIEDFVKARYASWDSGIGQRIESGSTNFDELTEWVKQNGEPVVASGRQELLENILNELL
- the phoU gene encoding phosphate signaling complex protein PhoU codes for the protein MHSDTPHILREFDQAFANLRNEVIAMAGQARLNLERAMQGLLNRDLERCKAAIADDDEVDEAELRIDRLGMETLVRFHPVASDLRQVITSMKVAANLERVSDHATNIAKRARKMLARPECAEVSFLEPLYALADQQMRDALSAYTDRNAELGQSLQLKDKELDKMHKRLVATFSARLEEGGDRAEDFLHLIFVARSLERIGDLAKNIGEDAVFLDQNRDIRYDRHNRPPSEEEEVSAE
- the pstB gene encoding phosphate ABC transporter ATP-binding protein PstB, with amino-acid sequence MTHEHPAPPAADAPAPAGIPAIQVKGVDFSYGDKKVLKDVTLDVPANEVVAFIGPSGCGKTTLLRCFNRMNDLVPGARVTKGSIIIEGANIADKSIDPVQLRRHVGMVFQKYNPFPRSIYDNVAYGPRTLGENKKAALDEIVEKSLRRAALWDEVKDRLNDIATGLSGGQQQRLCIARTIAVDPEIILMDEPCSALDPIATAHVEDLILGLRDHYTIVIVTHNMQQATRVSDRTAFFYLGEMVEYDNTRKIFENPTHKRTLDYISGRFG